The following is a genomic window from Elusimicrobiota bacterium.
CTTGCTTCTTTTCCATTCCCCTCATCCGGCCAAACCCCGACATTGTCTTTTTCCCAGCTAAATTTTTCTTTTAGCGCCTCTTCAACGATTTCCGGAAATTGTTCAATCGATTTAGCGCCCACCACCAAATCAACATAGGGAAAGCGTTTCTGCAGAACGTCTTTAGTCCGCTCCGCCGCGCACCCGGCCACGATTAAAAGCCGGTTGGGATTCGCCTCTTTCCATTCGCGCAAAGTGCCGACAAAAGAAAAAGCCTTGTCCTCAGCGTGCTGGCGAACCGTGCAGGTGTTAATCAGGATGGCATCCGCATCTTGAGGCGTTTGAGTAAACCCAAATCCCCGCCCGACCAAAGTCCGGCCCATTTCCTCGGAATCGGCCGTATTCATCTGACAACCAAAACTAACGGTGTGGAGTTTCATTATTCCTGTTCGGCTGTTTGTGGCTTTTGCCAAGCAAATCCTCGAACCTGAATAAAGTTAATTACAATTGAGCCTACGGTTTTTAGTATGTTTTCCTTGACCAGATTTTTCAATTCAGTAGCGTAGGGATCAAATTTCTTAAGGCATTCTTGAGCAGCAGCATCGGCAAAATAGAATTTTGTTTCTGCCATCGAAGCGGCTCTGGAAATGTAAGGAACTTTTAATGGATTACTATGTAGGTTTGCGCTTTGTGGGGCAAAGAAGTCTTTGTAACCGTTGGCAATAACCTTGTTCTGACTATAGTGAAAAGCGATATTGTTTCGATGCTGTGCCAATTCTTCTAGAAGTTTATTGGAGAATTTATTGATTTTTGATCCTACTGAAAATTGATAAAGTTCATCCCACAAGCGTTGTCTTTCTTGTGGCAGCGAATGAATCGTTTTTACAAAAAGCGAGTGTTTAATGGCGTTTTCGTTATTTTTGATGCTATCTGTTAGTTCAAACACACAGGCCCAAAATAATCTTTGAATATGAACTTCAAATCCTCCGTGATGGCCATTGTAAACGGAGGGTGAGTCTGCATTTTTCGGTAAGGTATTCTTAAGCTGACGAAAGGCCCAAACCAAATTTTTCAAATCATTAAAAAATAGGGCAAGCATCAGTACGAAGTTGCAGGTCTTTTGTTCGTCTTTATCATTTCCGACGAAGGCATTTGGATCGAAAGTTTCGAGATTTTGATCTTCCCCTTCAATTTCAGGCAAAAGGAACTCTTGTTTAATCATCGAACAATTTGGCCTCGGCGGGCTTTGGCGTCTCGGGAGCCGCGCCGCAGTTTTTTTAAAAGTTTTTTGTCGTTCAGGATAGAGCGTTCTTCTCGCCCAGCAGTTTTAAGCCAAAGAGAAACCGCAACCTTAACTTCTTTGACAGCTTTTTCCGACGTCCTGCTGAAGGCTGAGCAGCCGGGAAGTTCCGGAACGGTGGCTATATAACCTCCGTCTTCTTTGCTGAAAAGAACTCGGATGGCATAAGGTCTTTTTTCCATCTGCGGAGGCGGAAATTCTTTACCCGCCCAAACCGAATCTTAGGCTGGCTCCGACGGTGACGGCGGTGGAGTCTTTGCCGACGGACGGGTGCAGGGCTTCGAACGCTCCGAAGACTTCCAGCATTTCAAGGCCGACATGCGCTCCGACGGAAAAAACGCGTGTTGTCAGCGTGCTGGCCTTGTACGACGTCCGGTTGTAGGTGACGAAAGGATTGATGAGAGGCAAAAACGGAATTTCAGCATGAAGGGTCAGGCTGGTTTCCGGGAATCCTTCCAGACGCATGTTGACGCCATCGAGCTTTAAGCGTTGGGCCGGCCGGTCTGAAGCGGTCAAGGTTTTATTGTAATCGGATTGGGTTAGATTGGCGCTGGCATGAATGCCAACGAAACTCGCCCCGGCGAACACGCTTAAATCGGTTTGAGTCACTTCGAATTTATTGGCCAATGTGGTCCGGGCTGCGTTTAATTTATCCTCATGCTTGGTGACTAAAGCGCCGGCGCCGGCATCCACCCTGGCCAAGCCTCGCCCGCGTGGGGCTCCGCCGCCCGACGTTCTGATGCGCTTTCTTCCCCCGCCCGTGGCCGAGAACGTGAGCGTGGCATCCGCGCCCGCGAAGGCGTTTGAGTAGTCGTCCTCTTCAGGCGTCGCGCCGCCGGTGACGCCCAGGCCGAGTATGGACGTATCGTAGCCCAGGCGCGCGGCAAAGGTTTTAAAGCTGGCCGTTGTTTTATCCGAGGTGAAAAGATCGGCTTCGGGCCGGATGGACAGGGCTCCTGCTCCGATCTCGAGATAGCCGTATGTTCCTTTGTAATCATCCGAGCCTAAGGTCTGGCGCAACCCGATATCAATCGCTCCGGCTGATCCGGCCGACAAGCAAAGAATGATTGCTGCGACGAGTCGTTGCATAAAATCCTCCTGTTAATTCAATCTGTCCAGCGAATTCGAAGCGCCGGCGGGCGGCTGTTCGGGCGCGCCTTCGGCTGTCGAAACAGGCGTTTTTTCTTGTATTGTTTCGGCGATGGCCGCCTCGATGCGTTCGAAATGCCGCCGGGTATCTTCATTGTTTTGAATTTTAGATTTTAATCGGGTGACCAGTTTGCTGATCC
Proteins encoded in this region:
- a CDS encoding type II toxin-antitoxin system HicB family antitoxin is translated as MEKRPYAIRVLFSKEDGGYIATVPELPGCSAFSRTSEKAVKEVKVAVSLWLKTAGREERSILNDKKLLKKLRRGSRDAKARRGQIVR